Proteins encoded by one window of Acipenser ruthenus chromosome 59, fAciRut3.2 maternal haplotype, whole genome shotgun sequence:
- the LOC117969739 gene encoding ras-interacting protein 1-like, with amino-acid sequence MFSDGSPRFRKLHFPVGLWINNPKKHFSKRRPSAGSEKSISSSDVISCQDLPSTGISGTFHSSQSSSQYHEQPGSQSSAPSPPRPLPLSLSLSSSTPSLPPSPSSLSSPPSFLRPKNSAQPPQPRHKRLSQLFLRGRSHSDRERGGRGWGGGGAGGCSSPPGLIKIYGDALSMGANYKSVLATKSSTAGEIVADFINRYGHVLRRRGEGDERGERGGGEEKCVLLASDFVLCDVIGRPLSEGLGAELGGGAGWTAECRRGVASSERPLLLMEMWRPKEGFERRFEIRRRDECEREEERKRRGEEEENTAGLVTRRLRPIRSRMASGGGVEDSGRGQDEKGAELRRSISDMHLSVRRRHGTQSEERKHVKSMLLDEGEGLADTPSDLLTAGSKEVGGEEARDGEGRGGGAGGEGERGSGCSDLEKLSQSLILPPTDRPYFLLLQGYTQKKDFVLYVMAGHTHIFGRTLTPAEREKERGSEREREGKRRDKLRVDTFLSAPDILPRHLLVRRDSALRGHAPSAETGHAPSAALVRPFRGGVVTHNGAELVREVKLRPGDVLGLGQHFLFLYKDPRCVSAPLLPALLSPLRSPTRSPPSLVGALCCQACGRSQAERQARLREYLSSTQPVLRYSIAHEEQLLREIVEKNGSPDSGAGALAPAFLLSLCIDHASKHLHPAHLPALLLKTANLVKGLVWDKIKEIGDKQPENQEKSDVSALSIEALTSELRPLMFWMSNATELLNYIQVKVEDMERDLEFESSSDLSADLETSSEALALLDDVIMYTFQQCVYYLTKTLYSALPALLDSNPFSLPPPSALPPDPSPLTPDLSLMPGGVARVLEVYLSTLELTRTCQLHPDLVSQTFGYLLFFSNASLFNTLMERGSGSDSFFTWSRAVQIRTNLDLVLDWLQGAGLGDIANEFFRKLSITVNFLCIPKTRLIHSSWSSLQEEYPLLSPAQLNHLLRHYRLGAGREPPTSWQPPEDSNLSSDIFESFLDHPPLILPNEVSRLGLGEPITSQELQQEVQRIRAFLLDLEQEALPANQRIQL; translated from the exons ATGTTCTCAGACGGCTCTCCCAGGTTCCGGAAGCTGCACTTCCCGGTCGGGCTCTGGATTAACAACCCCAAGAAACACTTCAGCAAGAGGAGGCCGAGCGCAGGGAGTGAgaa atccATCTCTAGCTCTGATGTCATCTCCTGTCAAGATCTCCCCAGCACTGGGATTAGTGGCACTTTCCACTCCTCCCAGTCTAGCTCCCAGTACCACGAGCAGCCGGGCTCCCAGTCCagtgccccctcccctcctcgccccctccccctctccctctccctctccagctCCACTCCctcccttcccccctccccctcctccctctcctcaccCCCCTCCTTCCTCCGACCCAAGAACTCAGCCCAGCCCCCTCAGCCAAGACACAAGCGCCTGTCCCAGCTGTTTCTGAGGGGGCGTTCCCATAGTGACCGGGAGCGGGGGGGCCGAGGCTGGGGAGGGGGCGGAGCGGGGGGGTGCAGCAGCCCCCCGGGACTGATAAAGATTTACGGAGACGCCCTGTCGATGGGGGCGAACTATAAAAGCGTTCTGGCGACCAAGAGCTCCACAGCCGGAGAGATCGTGGCAGATTTTATAAACCGTTACGGACACGTgctgaggaggagaggagagggggatgagagaggagagaggggaggaggagaggagaaatGTGTGTTGTTAGCGAGTGACTTTGTGTTGTGTGATGTCATCGGGCGCCCCCTGTCGGAGGGGCTGGGGGCGGAGTTGGGGGGCGGGGCTGGCTGGACGGCGGAGTGTCGGAGGGGCGTGGCCAGCTCGGAGCGCCCTCTGCTGCTCATGGAGATGTGGAGACCGAAGGAAGGTTTTGAGAGACGCTTCGAAATCAGGAGGAGAGACGAGTgcgagagagaggaggagaggaagaggagaggagaggaggaggagaacactgcag GTCTTGTGACCCGCAGGCTCCGTCCAATCCGCTCTCGCATGGCGTCCGGGGGCGGGGTCGAAGACAGTGGTCGTGGTCAGGACgagaagggggcggagctccggCGCAGCATCAGCGACATGCACCTGAGCGTGCGCCGTCGCCATGGCACCCAGAGCGAGGAGCGCAAACACGTGAAGAGCATGCTGCTGGATGAGGGGGAGGGCCTGGCAGACACTCCA TCTGACTTGTTGACAGCTGGATCAAAGGAGGTGGGAGGAGAGGAAGCGAGggatggagaggggagaggaggaggagcagggggggaaggggagaggggaAGCGGCTGCAGTGATCTGGAGAAATTGTCTCAGAGCCTTATACTGCCCCCTACAGACCGGCCCTACTTCCTGCTACTGCAGGGCTACACTCAGAAAAAG GACTTTGTTCTCTACGTGATGGCGGGACACACTCACATTTTTGGGCGCACTCTAACCCCAgcggagagggagaaggagagggggagcgagagagagagggaggggaaaaGGAGGGACAAGCTGAGGGTCGACACCTTCCTCTCAGCCCCTGATATCCTTCCCAGGCACCTATTGGTCCGCAGGGACTCCGCCCTCCGAGGACACGCCCCCTCTGCAGAGACAG gcCACGCCCCTTCAGCAGCATTGGTCCGTCCCTTCAGGGGCGGGGTCGTGACTCACAATGGGGCGGAGCTAGTGAGGGAGGTGAAGCTGAGGCCGGGGGATGTGCTGGGGCTGGGCCAGCACTTCCTGTTCCTGTATAAAGACCCGCGCTGTGTCTCCGCCCCCCTCCTCCCTGCCCTCCTctccccgctccgctcccccacGCGGTCTCCTCCCAGCCTCGTGGGGGCGCTGTGCTGCCAGGCGTGCGGGCGATCGCAGGCAGAGAGGCAGGCTCGCTTGAGGGAGtacctgagctccacacagccAGTGCTGAGATACAGCATAGCACACGAGGAACAGCTACTCAGG GAGATCGTTGAGAAGAACGGGTCACCTGACTCAGGGGCCGGGGCTCTGGCTCCTGCCTTCCTGCTGTCACTCTGCATAGACCACGCCTCCAAACACCTGCACCCCGCCCACCTGCCAGCCCTGCTGCTCAAAACAGCCAATCTGGTGAAGGGACTGGTGTGG gaCAAAATCAAAGAGATTGGAGACAAGCAGCCAGAGAA TCAGGAGAAGAGCGATGTGAGCGCGCTCAGCATAGAGGCCCTGACCTCTGAACTCCGACCCCTCATGTTCTGGATGTCCAACGCCACCGAGCTGCTGAACTACATCCAGGTCAAAGTTGAGGACATGGAGCGAGACCTGGAGTTTGAGA GTTCGAGTGACCTGTCAGCTGACCTGGAGACAAGCTCCGAGGCGCTGGCGCTGCTTGATGATGTCATCATGTACACCTTCCAGCAGTGCGTCTATTACCTCACCAAG actCTGTACTCTGCTCTCCCAGCCCTGCTGGATTCAAACCCTTTCTCCCTGCCTCCTCCCTCCGCGCTGCCCCCGGACCCCTCacccctgacccctgacctgTCCCTGATGCCGGGGGGCGTGGCCCGGGTGCTGGAGGTGTACCTGTCAACGCTGGAGCTGACGCGCACCTGTCAACTGCACCCCGACCTCGTCTCTCAGACATTCGGGTACCTGCTGTTCTTCAGCAACGCCTCGCTGTTCAATACACTCATGGAGagag gTTCTGGTTCTGATTCGTTCTTCACCTGGTCTCGCGCGGTTCAAATCCGGACGAATCTGGACCTGGTTCTGGACTGGCTCCAGGGGGCAGGGCTCGGTGACATCGCCAATGAGTTCTTCCGCAAGCTGTCAATCACCGTCAACTTCCTGTGCATCCCCAAAACCCGCCTCATACAT tCTAGCTGGTCTTCTCTCCAGGAGGAATACCCCTTACTAAGCCCCGCCCAGCTGAATCACCTGCTGCGACACTATAGGCTGGGAGCCGGCAGGGAACCGCCCACTTCCTGGCAGCCCCCTGAAGATTCCAATCTGAGCTCAG